A genomic stretch from Erigeron canadensis isolate Cc75 chromosome 9, C_canadensis_v1, whole genome shotgun sequence includes:
- the LOC122581916 gene encoding serine/threonine-protein kinase-like protein At3g51990, translated as MGYLSCKAESSIQIQTPSKKTLKSTNFLTQNEILETPINKKIQYFDYKDLEIATNNFSDQKLLGRGSHGLVYKALLSNGRLVAVKKPSHHHNHRHSAVPESEVENEIDILSKLHSPRLVNLVGFTKTPFNNRLLVVEFMCNGTLYDTLHGGAGPPPNWGRRIRLAVQTAKAIETLHSAVPPVIHRDIKSANVLIDRNMNARLGDFGLALRCHVDDFRLLSTPPAGTMGYLDPGYVTPDNLSTKTDVFSFGILLLEIISGRKAIDVSYSPPSIVDWAIPLIRRGKLLSVFDPRIPPPKDPMVRKQLVVIAAKCVRSCRERRPSMSEIVESLSSLTKLVPLRPWNGLGNPCLMVETVGRPVEIVSSRTKSGGGGDVRPLSNPRRVYSDLRSRNNLMDLMAGRVENDKDETIKPKVHRRSRLKDEGSSLNGIVRGNNFERNRSIGESSSTSSRRFYLVARSASCVQTTA; from the coding sequence ATGGGCTATCTTTCTTGTAAAGCTGAATCATCTATACAAATCCAAACCCCATCAAAAAAGACTCTAAAAAGCACcaactttcttactcaaaatgAAATCTTGGAGACACCCATCAACAAAAAAATCCAATATTTTGATTACAAAGATTTAGAAATTGCTACTAATAATTTTTCTGATCAAAAACTACTTGGCCGTGGCAGCCATGGTTTAGTCTACAAGGCCCTTCTTAGTAACGGCCGTTTAGTCGCCGTGAAAAAGCCTTCCCATCATCATAACCACCGTCACTCCGCCGTGCCAGAAAGTGAGGTGGAAAATGAGATAGATATATTGTCTAAACTGCATAGTCCAAGGTTagttaatttagttggttttACTAAAACCCCTTTTAATAATAGATTGTTAGTTGTGGAATTTATGTGTAATGGGACTTTATATGATACTTTACATGGTGGGGCGGGTCCGCCCCCAAATTGGGGGCGGAGAATTCGCTTGGCCGTACAGACGGCCAAGGCGATTGAGACTTTACATTCAGCCGTGCCCCCAGTGATTCACCGGGATATTAAGTCGGCTAATGTGCTTATAGATAGAAATATGAATGCGCGGTTGGGGGATTTTGGGTTGGCATTGCGGTGTCATGTAGACGATTTTCGTCTACTATCGACACCGCCGGCAGGTACGATGGGGTACCTTGATCCGGGATATGTGACCCCGGATAATTTGAGTACTAAAACGGATGTTTTTAGTTTTGGGATATTGCTGTTGGAGATTATTAGTGGTAGGAAAGCTATTGATGTTAGTTATTCGCCTCCTTCGATTGTGGATTGGGCGATTCCATTGATTAGGAGAGGGAAGCTTTTGAGTGTTTTTGACCCCAGGATTCCGCCCCCTAAGGATCCTATGGTTAGGAAACAATTGGTGGTGATTGCTGCGAAATGTGTTAGGTCTTGTAGGGAAAGGAGGCCATCGATGAGTGAGATTGTGGAGTCGCTTAGTTCATTGACTAAGTTGGTTCCTTTACGGCCTTGGAATGGTTTAGGGAACCCGTGTTTGATGGTTGAGACCGTCGGTAGACCCGTTGAAATAGTGTCTTCTAGGACAAAGagtggcggcggtggtgatgTGAGGCCCTTGAGTAATCCTAGAAGGGTTTATTCGGATTTAAGGTCTCGAAATAATCTGATGGATCTTATGGCGGGACGCGTTGAGAATGATAAGGATGAGACTATTAAACCAAAGGTTCATCGGAGGTCGAGATTAAAAGATGAGGGTTCTAGTTTAAATGGCATTGTTCGTGGAAATAACTTTGAACGAAATCGTTCGATTGGGGAAAGTTCAAGTACGAGTTCAAGAAGATTTTACTTAGTCGCTCGATCAGCCTCTTGTGTTCAAACGACTGCGTAA